One Mucilaginibacter ginkgonis genomic region harbors:
- a CDS encoding Txe/YoeB family addiction module toxin, with the protein MLLRINQLLKAIEQDPFKGIGKPEPLKHNLSGLWSRRINREHRII; encoded by the coding sequence ATTCTGCTCAGAATAAACCAACTACTTAAGGCTATAGAACAAGACCCGTTTAAGGGTATTGGCAAACCCGAACCTCTAAAACATAATCTTTCCGGACTGTGGTCTCGTAGAATTAATCGCGAGCACCGAATTATATAA